A window from Megalobrama amblycephala isolate DHTTF-2021 linkage group LG9, ASM1881202v1, whole genome shotgun sequence encodes these proteins:
- the lingo4a gene encoding leucine-rich repeat and immunoglobulin-like domain-containing nogo receptor-interacting protein 4a, with protein MCVAADWRRLYWWVVLQWVVGVALSGPCAQRCDCLPKLPIVNCSSRQLASVPEGVPVNTHALNLSINHLKTLARRRFSGLKQLRELDLSDNMLTVIEVEAFAGLQNLLILRLSRNRLKIIPVGAFSGLPNVQFLDISENEILVFLDDMFREMPSLQKLEASENDLVFISNRAFSGLANLQELNLDRCNLTSVPVEALSQLTGLLQLRLCRLGLTTLPNNSFRQLVRLQELRVSHCPWLDSLAANSLIGLNLTSLTLSHCNLSAVPYSPLHHLVYLRYLDLSYNPITTILSNLLGDLLRLQELHLVGAGLLRVEPGAFRNLAFFRLLNASDNRLATLEESAFHSVGTLEVLRLDGNPLACDCRLLWVMRRRLWLGFDGHSPACGSPVQVQGRMFQDFTEVELPRLFTCRQARILTRKPQDVRTDEGHTVLFFCAADGDPAPSITWLNPKRSVLTGSGRIRVLPNGTLEVRYAQVQDSGYYLCVASNAAGNDSVSVSLRVRGFPASTRNRSGPFFLEGWSFASGQAPVNGSQPFPFDVKTLVIAVTMGFLSFLSSVAVCFIFMFFWSQSKGQIKHTATIDFVPRSSASAAGGGRTTMETGRFTMKLI; from the coding sequence ATGTGTGTGGCTGCTGATTGGAGGAGGCTGTACTGGTGGGTGGTGCTCCAGTGGGTAGTGGGCGTGGCTCTATCAGGGCCGTGCGCCCAGCGCTGCGACTGTCTGCCAAAGCTCCCGATAGTCAACTGTTCATCGAGACAACTCGCTTCTGTTCCCGAGGGCGTCCCTGTCAACACCCACGCGCTCAACCTGAGCATCAACCATTTGAAGACTCTGGCGAGGCGGCGGTTCTCTGGCCTGAAGCAGTTGCGTGAGCTGGACCTCAGCGACAACATGCTAACGGTGATCGAGGTGGAAGCCTTCGCCGGCCTCCAGAACCTCCTCATCCTGAGACTGTCCCGCAACCGGCTGAAGATCATTCCAGTCGGAGCCTTCTCTGGCCTTCCCAACGTTCAGTTTCTGGACATCAGCGAGAACGAGATCTTGGTGTTTCTGGACGACATGTTCCGAGAGATGCCGTCTCTGCAGAAACTGGAGGCCAGCGAGAACGACCTGGTGTTCATCTCGAACCGTGCTTTCAGCGGCCTGGCCAACCTGCAAGAGCTGAATCTTGATCGGTGCAACCTGACGTCGGTGCCGGTCGAGGCCCTGTCGCAGCTCACCGGACTCCTGCAGCTGCGTCTCTGCAGACTCGGACTGACAACGCTTCCCAATAACTCCTTCCGGCAGCTGGTCCGTCTGCAGGAGCTCCGCGTGTCTCACTGCCCCTGGTTGGACTCGCTGGCGGCCAACAGTCTGATCGGACTCAATCTCACGTCGCTGACGCTCAGCCACTGCAACCTGAGCGCCGTGCCGTACTCCCCGCTGCATCACCTCGTCTACCTGCGATACCTGGACTTGTCCTACAATCCCATCACCACCATCCTTTCCAACCTCCTCGGGGATTTGCTGCGCCTTCAAGAGTTGCATTTGGTTGGCGCAGGACTTTTGCGAGTCGAACCGGGTGCTTTCCGCAACCTCGCCTTCTTCCGGCTCCTCAACGCGTCGGACAACCGTTTGGCAACGCTGGAGGAGTCGGCGTTCCACTCTGTTGGTACCTTGGAGGTCCTTCGGTTGGACGGGAACCCACTTGCGTGCGACTGCCGTCTGCTCTGGGTGATGCGCAGACGCCTGTGGCTTGGCTTCGATGGACATTCACCCGCCTGCGGCTCACCTGTGCAGGTACAAGGCCGGATGTTCCAAGACTTCACAGAGGTCGAGCTTCCCAGGCTGTTCACGTGCCGGCAGGCTCGCATTCTGACCCGTAAGCCGCAGGACGTTCGGACGGACGAAGGCCACACGGTTCTGTTCTTCTGCGCGGCCGACGGAGACCCGGCGCCGTCGATTACCTGGCTAAATCCGAAACGCTCCGTCCTCACTGGCTCAGGCAGAATCCGCGTCCTTCCCAACGGGACCCTGGAGGTACGTTACGCGCAGGTGCAGGATAGCGGATACTACTTGTGTGTCGCCTCGAACGCCGCGGGGAACGACAGTGTCTCCGTGAGCCTGCGGGTTCGCGGGTTTCCGGCATCCACTCGAAACCGTTCAGGTCCCTTCTTTCTGGAGGGCTGGAGCTTTGCATCCGGTCAAGCGCCGGTCAACGGATCGCAACCGTTTCCATTCGACGTGAAAACGCTGGTGATCGCGGTGACCATGGGCTTCCTGTCGTTCCTGAGCTCGGTGGCCGTCTGCTTCATCTTCATGTTTTTCTGGAGTCAGAGCAAAGGACAGATCAAACACACGGCAACAATCGACTTTGTCCCGCGCAGCTCCGCGTCGGCGGCGGGAGGTGGACGGACGACCATGGAGACGGGCAGGTTCACCATGAAACTGATCTGA
- the ctss1 gene encoding cathepsin S, ortholog 1 isoform X1: MTDTGNERNTNREMEWRMGVWRCDVTSSFRSCESVCLSDHLSQTLVRSAFTPFCFCSASTSRLLHTTGMLVVRFVLVLLSVALVCSEISRLTDQWMAWKSQHNKSYRNTREERHRRAVWEQNLLEILKHNEETAVGLHTFTLGLNQLSDMTADEVNPLMNGLLEEDFPDINVTFSPPSHDHLTVPPRVNWTERGMVSPVQNQGPCGSCWAFSAVGALEGQMKRRTGALVPLSPQNLLDCSVSLGNRGCKGGYLSRAFLYIIQNKGIDSNTFYPYEHKEGVCRYSVTGRAGYCSGFRILPPHNEGALQYAVANIGPVSVGINARPASFHRYRGGIYSDPKCSSGLVNHAVLVVGYGSENGQDYWLVKNSWGTAWGEKGFIRMARNKNMCGISRFAIYPTISSDPI; encoded by the exons ATGACAGACACTGGGAACGAGagaaacacaaacagagagaTGGAGTGGAGGATGGGTGTGTGGAGATGTGATGTGACTTCCTCTTTCAGAAGCTGTGAAAGCGTGTGTTTGTCTGATCATCTCTCTCAGACGCTGGTAAGATCTGCATTCACTCCCTTCTGCTTCTGCTCCGCTTCAACATCTCGTTTACTGCACACTACTG gtatGCTGGTGGTCAGGTTTGTTCTGGTTCTTCTGTCTGTGGCTCTGGTCTGTTCTGAGATCAGCCGTCTGACTGATCAGTGGATGGCCTGGAAATCTCAACACAATAAGAGCTACAGAAACACA agAGAGGAGCGCCACAGGAGAGCCGTCTGGGAGCAGAATCTTCTGGAGATCCTCAAACACAATGAGGAGACGGCCGTCGGTCTGCACACATTCACTCTGGGACTGAACCAGCTCAGCGACATG actGCAGATGAAGTCAATCCTCTGATGAACGGTTTACTGGAGGAAGATTTTCCCGACATCAACGTGACGTTCAGCCCTCCGTCACATGATCACCTGACCGTCCCTCCCAGAGTCAACTGGACGGAGCGCGGGATGGTCAGTCCCGTCCAGaaccag ggcCCGTGCGGCTCCTGCTGGGCCTTCAGTGCTGTCGGGGCTCTGGAGGGGCAGATGAAGAGAAGAACCGGCGCTCTGGTTCCGCTGAGTCCACAGAACCTGCTGGACTGCAGCGTGAGTTTGGGGAACCGCGGCTGTAAGGGCGGATACCTGAGCCGAGCCTTTCTCTACATCATCCAGAACAAAGGCATCGACTCCAACACCTTCTACCCGTACGAACACAAG GAGGGTGTGTGTCGATATTCTGTGACGGGAAGAGCGGGATACTGCTCAGGATTCCGGATTCTTCCCCCTCACAACGAGGGAGCGCTGCAGTACGCCGTCGCTAACATCGGCCCTGTGTCCGTCGGCATAAATGCCAGACCTGCTTCCTTCCACAGATACAGAGGAg gaaTCTACAGTGATCCGAAGTGCAGCTCTGGATTGGTCAATCATGCGGTTCTCGTGGTCGGTTACGGGTCAGAAAATGGGCAGGATTACTGGCTGGTGAAAAACAG ctgGGGGACGGCGTGGGGTGAAAAGGGCTTCATACGCATGGCACGAAATAAAAACATGTGTGGAATATCCAGGTTTGCCATTTACCCCACCATCTCATCTGATCCGATCTGA
- the ctss1 gene encoding cathepsin S, ortholog 1 isoform X2, which produces MLVVRFVLVLLSVALVCSEISRLTDQWMAWKSQHNKSYRNTREERHRRAVWEQNLLEILKHNEETAVGLHTFTLGLNQLSDMTADEVNPLMNGLLEEDFPDINVTFSPPSHDHLTVPPRVNWTERGMVSPVQNQGPCGSCWAFSAVGALEGQMKRRTGALVPLSPQNLLDCSVSLGNRGCKGGYLSRAFLYIIQNKGIDSNTFYPYEHKEGVCRYSVTGRAGYCSGFRILPPHNEGALQYAVANIGPVSVGINARPASFHRYRGGIYSDPKCSSGLVNHAVLVVGYGSENGQDYWLVKNSWGTAWGEKGFIRMARNKNMCGISRFAIYPTISSDPI; this is translated from the exons atGCTGGTGGTCAGGTTTGTTCTGGTTCTTCTGTCTGTGGCTCTGGTCTGTTCTGAGATCAGCCGTCTGACTGATCAGTGGATGGCCTGGAAATCTCAACACAATAAGAGCTACAGAAACACA agAGAGGAGCGCCACAGGAGAGCCGTCTGGGAGCAGAATCTTCTGGAGATCCTCAAACACAATGAGGAGACGGCCGTCGGTCTGCACACATTCACTCTGGGACTGAACCAGCTCAGCGACATG actGCAGATGAAGTCAATCCTCTGATGAACGGTTTACTGGAGGAAGATTTTCCCGACATCAACGTGACGTTCAGCCCTCCGTCACATGATCACCTGACCGTCCCTCCCAGAGTCAACTGGACGGAGCGCGGGATGGTCAGTCCCGTCCAGaaccag ggcCCGTGCGGCTCCTGCTGGGCCTTCAGTGCTGTCGGGGCTCTGGAGGGGCAGATGAAGAGAAGAACCGGCGCTCTGGTTCCGCTGAGTCCACAGAACCTGCTGGACTGCAGCGTGAGTTTGGGGAACCGCGGCTGTAAGGGCGGATACCTGAGCCGAGCCTTTCTCTACATCATCCAGAACAAAGGCATCGACTCCAACACCTTCTACCCGTACGAACACAAG GAGGGTGTGTGTCGATATTCTGTGACGGGAAGAGCGGGATACTGCTCAGGATTCCGGATTCTTCCCCCTCACAACGAGGGAGCGCTGCAGTACGCCGTCGCTAACATCGGCCCTGTGTCCGTCGGCATAAATGCCAGACCTGCTTCCTTCCACAGATACAGAGGAg gaaTCTACAGTGATCCGAAGTGCAGCTCTGGATTGGTCAATCATGCGGTTCTCGTGGTCGGTTACGGGTCAGAAAATGGGCAGGATTACTGGCTGGTGAAAAACAG ctgGGGGACGGCGTGGGGTGAAAAGGGCTTCATACGCATGGCACGAAATAAAAACATGTGTGGAATATCCAGGTTTGCCATTTACCCCACCATCTCATCTGATCCGATCTGA
- the gpd1c gene encoding glycerol-3-phosphate dehydrogenase 1c codes for MPGKKVCIIGSGNWGSAIAKIIGHNVKASNRFDPMVKMWVYEEMIDGRKLTEIINTEHENVKYLPGHKLPKNVVAVPDVTEATSGADFLIFVIPHQFIVKICDQMKPHVKPGALGISLIKGIDEGPDGLTLISDIIRSKLEIEVSVLMGANIATEVAEEKFCETTIGATNEPNGKIFKELLQTPNFRITVVKESDTVELCGALKNIVAVGAGFCDGLGFGDNTKAAVIRLGLMEMVAFSKLFCKSAVSSATFLESCGVADLITTCYGGRNRRVAEAFARSQKSIVELEAEMLNGQKLQGPQTSAEVHKILQKRNMIDKFPLFVSVYQICFEGRPVKDFISCLQNHPEHM; via the exons ATGCCTGGAAAGAAAGTTTGTATTATTGGCTCTGGAAACTG GGGTTCTGCCATCGCCAAGATCATCGGTCACAATGTGAAAGCGTCAAACCGCTTCGACCCGATGGTGAAGATGTGGGTTTATGAGGAGATGATTGACGGACGCAAACTCACAGAGATCATCAACACCGAACACGAGAATGTCAAGTACCTGCCCGGACACAAACTGCCCAAAAATGTG GTGGCTGTTCCTGACGTCACGGAGGCCACGAGCGGAGCCGACTTCCTGATCTTCGTCATTCCTCATCAGTTTATTGTGAAAATCTGTGACCAGATGAAACCTCACGTCAAACCCGGAGCCCTCGGGATCTCCCTCATTAAA ggcATCGACGAGGGTCCGGATGGTCTGACTCTGATCTCTGACATCATCAGGTCCAAGCTGGAGATCGAGGTCAGTGTGCTGATGGGCGCCAACATCGCCACTGAGGTGGCGGAGGAGAAGTTCTGCGAGACGACCATCG gagcCACTAATGAACCCAACGGCAAGATCTTCAAAGAGCTTCTGCAGACGCCAAACTTCCGCATCACTGTGGTGAAGGAGAGCGACACGGTGGAGCTGTGCGGAGCGCTGAAG AACATTGTGGCGGTGGGCGCAGGCTTCTGTGACGGCCTGGGCTTCGGGGACAACACTAAAGCTGCCGTCATCAGACTGGGGCTCATGGAGATGGTGGCCTTCTCCAAACTCTTCTGCAAGAGCGCCGTCTCCTCCGCCACCTTCCTGGAGAGCTGCGGCGTCGCCGACCTCATCACCACCTGCTACGGCGGACGCAACCGGCGCGTGGCGGAGGCCTTCGCTCGCTCGCAGAAG TCAATAGTGGAACTGGAAGCTGAGATGCTGAACGGTCAGAAGCTTCAGGGCCCTCAGACGTCTGCAGAGGTGCACAAGATCCTTCAGAAGAGAAACATGATTGACAA gtttCCTCTGTTCGTGTCCGTGTATCAGATCTGTTTCGAGGGTCGGCCGGTGAAGGACTTCATCAGCTGCCTTCAGAATCACCCAGAGCACATGTGA